ATGGTGCTGTCATATTAAACTCCTCCTTATTTTGATTATAAAATAATTATAAGCAATTAAAATAATCAATCCAAAATTGTTTTTTTATTCAAAATAAAGAACGTATTTCCTTTTTAAATAATTCATATTTTTTATATACTACCTTAACATTAGTGTTATTTAATTTTTTTTATAAAAAAAAGATAGAATTTTTAAAATTCTATCTTTTATATTAAACCCTATGATTGATTACAACTGCTATCATTTCTAGTTCATTTTCTCCAATATTAGTAAGAGAATGTTCTTCTCCATGAGATGTATAAACTACATCACCTTCACCAACTTCATAAGTTCCCTCAGCTTCTTGAACCTCTCCCTTTCCATTTAAAATATAGTAAACTTCAAAGTCATTCTCATGCTTATGAAAACCTATTGATGAACCTTTCTCTAAAATTACCCTACTAAAGAGCTTTCCCTCATCTTTTAGCTCAGACGCAGTTAAAATCTCAATCATTTTTAATTTGCCAATCCCACCTTTTAAACCGTCAATTTCATTAACTTTTAAATCAGATTTTTTCTTAATCATAATTACATCCTTCTTGAAATTTTATTTTTAGAATAACATTAATCAAATATAATTTCAAGAAAAATATCTATTAGTTAATAATCTCTAATAACTCCCAATCCTCTTCACTTCTTTTAAAGTATCTAATAACCCAATCATTTTCTAATTTTAACTTTAACTTTTCAATATACTTAAACGCATCTTCCGGTGTAGGGAAAAATTGTCTTGAATCTATAAAGTCATAGTTTTCATTATTTATAACCTGTATCCCTTTAAAAATTTCAACTTTATACTGTCTTTTTAGCTCTTGCTTCTTTACGTAATTCATAAAACCTCCGATTTAAATTTTATAAAATAACTAAATAAAAATAAAACAGCCTTGTTCTAGGTACAAGGCTGTATGATAAATCATTTAAAGACTTTATATTTTTAAAATATACACTTTGACAAAAAATACTACTTCATATCATTATATCGCATATTTGTAAAAAAGTATAGTTTTATATTTTTTGCATCAACGCTGCTCCGATAGCTCCTGCATAACGAGCTAAATCATGTGTATTTACTTTTTTCCCTAACTTTTTAGAAAGTTCCTCTATAAAGTATGGACTAGCACATAATCCACCAGAGAGAAAGTACTCTTCTGTTAATTTACTTCTACTTGCAAGACCAACAACTTTATTCACTACTGAATCTATAATACCACAAGCTATATCCTCTTTAGCAGCTCCCCTTCCCATTAAGCTAATTATTTCACTTTCAGCAAAAACTGTACACATTGAAGATATCTCAACTTTTTCTCCAAGTGTTGCTAACTCATATAACTTATCTAATTTTACACCTAAAATATTTGCCATAACCTCAATAAAACGCCCTGTTCCAGCAGAGCACTTATCATTCATAATAAAATTTTCTACATTACCACCAGAAACTTCTATAACTTTGGTATCTTGTCCTCCTATATCTATAATTGTAAAATTAGTTTTTTTAGTTATATATTGAACACCTTTACTATGACATGTGATTTCAGTAACAGTTTTATTAGCATATGGAACTGAAATTCTTCCATATCCAGTTGCTGTAACTTTACACTCTTCAAAATTATATCCTTCGTTTTCTAAATCTTTTTTTATTTTCTCAGAAGTTTCTACGCTACTCCATCCACTAGGAACAGAAAAAAATCTTTCCAGTATATCATTATGAAATATCGCAACTTTTGTAGCTGTAGAACCTATATCAATTCCAATTCTTATATCCATTTTGTTTTCAACTCCACACTCATATAATTTTTTTTATCAAATATATTTTATCATACTTTTATGTATTATTTTATAAAATAAATTTATAATGTTTAAAATTAGTTAGCACTATGCTCATTTTTGGTATATAATTATTTAGTACGTAAAATTCAATTATTAATATTTTAAGGAGATGAAATGAAAGTAGATTTAAACGAAGTTTTTGAAGAATTTGCTGAAGCTAGAAGAAATGGCTTTCTAAAGGTAAAAGAATTAAAAGATCAAGGAGCTCATATAGTTGGGACATTTTGTACATATACACCTAAAGAGATTATTTATGCTGCTGGTGGAACTCCAGTTACTCTTTGTGGTGTAAGTAATGATACAATTCCAGCTGCTGAAATTCATTTACCAAAAAATCTTTGTCCACTAATAAAATCAAGTTACGGATATGCTATCTCAGATAAGTGTCCCTATATGTATTTTTCAGATTTAGTTGTAGGTGAAACTACATGTGATGGAAAAAAGAAAATGTATGAATTACTTGGAGAAATAAAAGATACCTATGTAATGCAACTACCTCACTCACAAGATTCTGAATATGCAAAAAATATGTGGAAACATGAAGTTATAAAATTTAAAGAAAAACTTGAAACGAAATTCTCTACTTCTGTAACAGAGGAAAAACTACGTGAAAGTATAAATTTATGTAATAGAGAAAGAATTAGTCTTTCAAATTTTTATTCATTAGGTAAACTTATTCCTCCTCCTATATCAGGATATGATATGTTTACAATTTTAAATGGTGTTCTATATATTTTTGATAAAGAAGAACAAATTGCAAAACTTAATGAAATTACAGCAAGTCTTAAAGAGTTGCATGCAAATAATGAATGTAAAATATCAAAAACTGCTCCTAGAATTTTAATAACTGGTTGTCCCCTTGGAGGAGTTGCAGATAAAATTATAAAACAATTAGAAGAAGTTGGTGCTGTTGTAGTTGTATATGAAAACTGTGGTGGAACAAAAAATACTGAAAAGTTAGTTGATGAAAATGAGGAACCTATAAAAGCTATTGCTGATAAATATCTTTCTATACCTTGCTCTGTAATGAGTCCAAACAAAGGAAGAGAAGATATGCTTTCAAATCTTATTAAAGAATATAAAGTTGATGGTGTTGTAGAGATAATTTTACAATCTTGTCATACTTATGCTATTGAAACCAGAAATATAAAAAGACATGTCAATAACCTTGGGGTACCTTTTATATCAATTGAAACAGATTATTCAACATCTGATAAAGGACAAATTAGAACAAGATTAGAAGCTTTTGTTGAAATGCTTTAATTTTTAATTTTAATGAAAATACAATAATTATTAGGAGATTAAACTATGAAAAGAAAAATTTTAACTACGACACTTCTTGCTTTAGCAGGTATTTCATTTTTTACAGGATGTTCTAAAGAATCTTCTGAAAAAGCTTTAGAAAAAGAAAAAACTACTGAAATTAGCTTTATGATTCCTGACTGGGGTGTTCCATCTCAAGCTATGTTAGATGAATTTCAAAATGAATCTGGAATTAAGGTAAACATCGAAACTGTTTCATGGGATGATATTAGAAATAAAAT
This genomic interval from Cetobacterium somerae ATCC BAA-474 contains the following:
- a CDS encoding cupin domain-containing protein is translated as MIKKKSDLKVNEIDGLKGGIGKLKMIEILTASELKDEGKLFSRVILEKGSSIGFHKHENDFEVYYILNGKGEVQEAEGTYEVGEGDVVYTSHGEEHSLTNIGENELEMIAVVINHRV
- a CDS encoding acyl-CoA dehydratase activase, with protein sequence MDIRIGIDIGSTATKVAIFHNDILERFFSVPSGWSSVETSEKIKKDLENEGYNFEECKVTATGYGRISVPYANKTVTEITCHSKGVQYITKKTNFTIIDIGGQDTKVIEVSGGNVENFIMNDKCSAGTGRFIEVMANILGVKLDKLYELATLGEKVEISSMCTVFAESEIISLMGRGAAKEDIACGIIDSVVNKVVGLASRSKLTEEYFLSGGLCASPYFIEELSKKLGKKVNTHDLARYAGAIGAALMQKI
- a CDS encoding double-cubane-cluster-containing anaerobic reductase, producing MKVDLNEVFEEFAEARRNGFLKVKELKDQGAHIVGTFCTYTPKEIIYAAGGTPVTLCGVSNDTIPAAEIHLPKNLCPLIKSSYGYAISDKCPYMYFSDLVVGETTCDGKKKMYELLGEIKDTYVMQLPHSQDSEYAKNMWKHEVIKFKEKLETKFSTSVTEEKLRESINLCNRERISLSNFYSLGKLIPPPISGYDMFTILNGVLYIFDKEEQIAKLNEITASLKELHANNECKISKTAPRILITGCPLGGVADKIIKQLEEVGAVVVVYENCGGTKNTEKLVDENEEPIKAIADKYLSIPCSVMSPNKGREDMLSNLIKEYKVDGVVEIILQSCHTYAIETRNIKRHVNNLGVPFISIETDYSTSDKGQIRTRLEAFVEML